One part of the Anaeromyxobacter sp. Fw109-5 genome encodes these proteins:
- a CDS encoding MoxR family ATPase: MITDTDAPPTPESDLQAVRELHDARRLLLGEIEKRIVGQKEVVDSLLVALFARGHCLFVGVPGLAKTLLISTVADVLDLSFNRIQFTPDLMPSDITGTDVLEEDHTTGRRTFRFVRGPIFANLLLADEINRTPPKTQAALLQAMQEYRVTAGGETYPLDLPFLVFATQNPIEQEGTYPLPEAQLDRFMFYVSVTYPTAQEELEIVRSTTIAQRPPLRRILSPHKIRELQDLVLRVPAADHVIKYAVDLVRATRPGEPGAQDFVKENVSWGAGPRASQYLVLGAKSRAILDGRMAASVEDVRALARNVLVHRVITNFRAESEGVTSGEIVGRLVERVKG, translated from the coding sequence ATGATCACCGACACCGACGCACCGCCCACCCCCGAGTCCGACCTCCAGGCCGTCCGCGAGCTGCACGACGCCCGGCGGCTGCTGCTCGGCGAGATCGAGAAGCGCATCGTCGGCCAGAAGGAGGTCGTGGACTCGCTGCTCGTCGCGCTCTTCGCGCGCGGGCACTGCCTGTTCGTGGGCGTGCCCGGCCTCGCGAAGACGCTGCTCATCTCGACGGTCGCCGACGTCCTCGACCTCTCCTTCAACCGGATCCAGTTCACGCCGGATCTCATGCCCTCCGACATCACGGGCACGGACGTGCTGGAGGAGGACCACACCACCGGGCGGCGCACCTTCCGCTTCGTGCGCGGGCCGATCTTCGCGAACCTGCTCCTCGCCGACGAGATCAACCGCACGCCGCCCAAGACACAGGCGGCGCTCCTCCAGGCCATGCAGGAGTACCGCGTCACCGCCGGCGGCGAGACCTACCCGCTCGACCTGCCGTTCCTGGTGTTCGCCACGCAGAACCCCATCGAGCAGGAGGGCACCTACCCCTTGCCGGAGGCGCAGCTCGATCGGTTCATGTTCTACGTCTCGGTGACCTACCCGACCGCGCAGGAGGAGCTCGAGATCGTGCGCTCCACCACGATCGCGCAGCGCCCGCCGCTCCGCCGCATCCTCTCGCCCCACAAGATCCGCGAGCTGCAGGACCTCGTGCTGCGCGTCCCGGCCGCCGACCACGTCATCAAGTACGCGGTGGACCTCGTCCGCGCCACGCGCCCGGGCGAGCCCGGCGCGCAGGACTTCGTGAAGGAGAACGTCTCCTGGGGCGCCGGCCCGCGCGCGAGCCAGTACCTCGTCCTCGGCGCGAAGAGCCGCGCCATCCTCGACGGCCGCATGGCCGCCAGCGTCGAGGACGTCCGCGCCCTCGCGAGGAACGTCCTCGTGCACCGCGTGATCACGAACTTCCGCGCCGAGAGCGAGGGCGTGACGAGCGGGGAGATCGTCGGGAGGTTGGTGGAGAGGGTGAAGGGGTGA
- a CDS encoding tetratricopeptide repeat protein encodes MIRVALALALVLAVPASAETAPREPLALRQAQGERAGGTRQNVTPHAPPTRVPRPKGELPDQISAALRTLADEDVRGARAILEPLLADDPEEPAVRLAAGILRFYEQRYGEAVPLIESSGLGDPAGYLALAKAALEVTKDDARFEAEHFVVSHPKGKDEVLVPYLVDALEKQRATLARSLAFTPEDRLSVEIVSDVKELAKVSTLTEEEIRTSGTVAVCKFNKLMLLSPKALLKGYDWLDTAAHEYTHHVLTLKSRNRAPIWLQEGLAKWFEDDWRGGGEPISPVAAALVRDAVQTNTLVTFEEMHPSLAKLPSQERAALAYAQVALAIEYLVQRKGAAVVPRVLDLLGEGAETEAAVARALGAPFPRFLAEWRRHMSARPLPRGGDHALAKLRFRDDPRQAGQWAEWAEIPDERARGFARLGEIMRTRGKWTAARIEYGKAVQRVGARIPILSNQYALAAMMSGANAEAERVLREAIGWSPDYAALHVRLARILLGREDFAGAREHLLVANRQDPFDPEIHAGLAKALAATGDPGGASREERFARILAGETP; translated from the coding sequence GTGATCCGGGTGGCGCTCGCGCTCGCGCTGGTGCTCGCGGTGCCCGCCTCCGCCGAGACGGCTCCGCGCGAGCCGCTCGCCCTTCGACAGGCTCAGGGCGAGCGGGCCGGGGGTACCCGCCAGAACGTCACCCCGCACGCCCCGCCCACGCGCGTGCCGCGGCCGAAGGGCGAGCTGCCCGACCAGATCTCCGCCGCCCTCCGCACGCTCGCCGACGAGGACGTGCGGGGCGCGCGCGCCATCCTCGAGCCGCTCCTCGCCGACGACCCCGAGGAGCCGGCGGTCCGGCTCGCCGCCGGGATCCTGCGCTTCTACGAGCAGCGCTACGGCGAGGCGGTGCCGCTCATCGAGTCCTCCGGCCTCGGGGATCCCGCCGGCTACCTCGCGCTCGCGAAGGCGGCGCTCGAGGTCACGAAGGACGACGCGCGCTTCGAGGCCGAGCACTTCGTCGTCTCGCATCCGAAGGGCAAGGACGAGGTGCTCGTGCCGTACCTCGTGGACGCGCTCGAGAAGCAGCGGGCGACCCTCGCGCGGAGCCTCGCCTTCACGCCGGAGGACCGGCTCTCCGTCGAGATCGTGAGCGACGTGAAGGAGCTCGCGAAGGTCTCCACCCTGACCGAGGAGGAGATCCGCACCTCGGGCACGGTGGCGGTCTGCAAGTTCAACAAGCTCATGCTCCTGTCGCCCAAGGCGCTGCTCAAGGGCTACGACTGGCTCGACACCGCGGCGCACGAGTACACGCACCACGTCCTCACGCTGAAGTCGCGGAACCGCGCGCCCATCTGGCTGCAGGAGGGGCTCGCCAAGTGGTTCGAGGACGACTGGCGCGGCGGGGGCGAGCCCATCTCGCCGGTCGCCGCGGCGCTCGTGCGCGACGCCGTGCAGACGAACACGCTCGTCACCTTCGAGGAGATGCACCCGTCGCTGGCCAAGCTGCCCTCGCAGGAGCGCGCCGCCCTCGCCTACGCGCAGGTGGCGCTCGCCATCGAGTACCTGGTGCAGCGGAAGGGCGCGGCGGTGGTGCCGCGCGTCCTCGACCTCCTCGGCGAGGGGGCGGAGACCGAGGCCGCCGTGGCGCGCGCGCTCGGCGCCCCCTTCCCGCGCTTTCTGGCGGAGTGGCGGCGCCACATGTCGGCCCGCCCGCTGCCACGCGGCGGCGATCACGCGCTCGCGAAGCTCCGCTTCCGCGACGACCCCAGGCAGGCGGGCCAGTGGGCGGAGTGGGCGGAGATCCCGGACGAGCGCGCCCGCGGGTTCGCGCGGCTCGGCGAGATCATGCGCACGCGCGGCAAGTGGACGGCGGCGCGGATCGAGTACGGCAAGGCGGTGCAGCGGGTCGGGGCGCGGATCCCGATCCTCTCGAACCAGTACGCGCTCGCGGCGATGATGTCCGGCGCGAACGCCGAGGCCGAGCGCGTCCTGAGGGAGGCGATCGGCTGGAGCCCCGACTACGCCGCCCTCCACGTGCGGCTCGCCCGCATCCTCCTCGGCCGCGAAGACTTCGCGGGCGCGCGCGAGCACCTGCTCGTCGCGAACCGCCAGGATCCCTTCGACCCCGAGATCCACGCCGGGCTCGCCAAGGCGCTCGCCGCGACCGGCGACCCGGGCGGCGCGTCGCGGGAGGAGCGGTTTGCGCGGATACTCGCGGGGGAGACGCCGTGA